In one Corallococcus sp. EGB genomic region, the following are encoded:
- the rapZ gene encoding RNase adapter RapZ: MTASAKQIIVITGMSGSGKSTAIRALEDAGFFCIDNLPVLLLPKLTELAGGGNIERMALVVDAREGVFLKDAPRVLNEVRRAGHQVDVLFLDASDDSLMRRFSETRRRHPLAPDGTVAEGIHAEREALKDLREMADQVIDSSALNVHDLKRMVQGRFSPEPTTGPSLSIMSFGYRYGVPPQADLVFDVRFLPNPYFVPELKGLTGKNPKVSGYVLEREETQQFLDKVVDLCRFLFPRYQKEGKAYLTVALGCTGGKHRSVALAAEMVRRLSADYGRVQLWDRDIEKE; encoded by the coding sequence GTGACCGCCTCCGCGAAGCAGATCATCGTCATCACCGGCATGTCAGGTTCCGGAAAGTCCACCGCCATCCGGGCGCTGGAGGACGCCGGCTTCTTCTGCATCGACAACCTGCCGGTGCTCCTGCTGCCCAAGCTCACGGAGCTGGCGGGCGGCGGCAACATCGAGCGCATGGCGCTGGTGGTGGACGCGCGCGAGGGCGTCTTCCTCAAGGACGCGCCTCGCGTGCTGAATGAGGTCCGCCGCGCGGGTCACCAGGTGGACGTGCTGTTCCTGGACGCCAGCGACGACAGCCTGATGCGCCGCTTCAGCGAGACGCGCCGCCGTCACCCGCTGGCCCCGGACGGCACGGTGGCGGAGGGCATCCACGCGGAGCGCGAGGCGCTGAAGGACCTGCGGGAGATGGCGGACCAGGTCATCGACTCGTCGGCGCTCAACGTGCACGACCTGAAGCGCATGGTGCAGGGGCGCTTCAGCCCGGAGCCCACGACGGGGCCCAGCCTGTCCATCATGTCCTTCGGCTACCGGTACGGCGTGCCGCCGCAGGCGGACCTGGTGTTCGACGTGCGCTTCCTGCCGAACCCGTACTTCGTGCCGGAGCTCAAGGGGCTCACGGGCAAGAACCCGAAGGTGTCCGGGTACGTGCTGGAGCGCGAGGAAACACAGCAGTTCCTCGACAAGGTCGTGGACCTCTGCCGCTTCCTGTTCCCCCGCTACCAGAAGGAGGGCAAGGCGTACCTCACGGTGGCGCTGGGGTGCACGGGCGGCAAGCACCGCTCGGTGGCGCTGGCGGCGGAGATGGTGCGCCGGCTGTCCGCGGACTACGGCCGCGTGCAGCTGTGGGACCGCGACATCGAGAAGGAGTAG
- the hprK gene encoding HPr(Ser) kinase/phosphatase, whose translation MKSIRISQLLEDHGHDLRLTLIASSQGLNRTVDSSRIQKPGLALAGFTEHLHPRRVQVFGNTEISYLATLAEDAQRSSLAKLFSEEDLACVVVTKALEVPRALVDACEAAGLALMTTPLLSSEFIVRVQSFLEDALTESSSLHGVLMDVFGVGILLLGKSGIGKSEIALDLVMRGHRLVADDIVDVTRRKGAVYGAGNPVIKHHMEIRGLGIINIKDLFGVSAVREQKKIELVIELQEWDPHQEYDRLGVEDKHLQIVGVDIPLSVVPVRPGRNMATIVEVAARNQLLKLQGHHSAREFAERLNRAIAQGAMRRTLGEEVE comes from the coding sequence ATGAAATCCATTCGCATCTCCCAGCTCCTCGAGGACCACGGGCACGACCTGCGGCTGACCCTGATAGCGAGCTCGCAGGGGCTGAACCGCACGGTGGACTCCTCGCGCATCCAGAAGCCGGGCCTGGCGCTCGCGGGCTTCACGGAGCACCTGCACCCCCGCCGCGTCCAGGTCTTCGGCAACACGGAAATCTCCTACCTGGCCACCCTGGCGGAGGACGCGCAGCGCTCGTCCCTGGCCAAGCTCTTCAGCGAGGAGGACCTGGCGTGCGTGGTGGTCACCAAGGCGCTGGAGGTCCCGCGCGCGCTGGTGGACGCCTGCGAGGCGGCGGGCCTGGCGCTGATGACGACGCCGCTGCTCTCCAGCGAGTTCATCGTGCGGGTGCAGAGCTTCCTGGAGGACGCGCTCACGGAGTCCAGCAGCCTGCACGGCGTGCTGATGGACGTCTTCGGCGTGGGCATCCTGCTGCTGGGCAAGAGCGGCATCGGCAAGAGTGAGATCGCCCTGGACCTGGTGATGCGGGGCCACCGGCTGGTGGCGGACGACATCGTGGACGTCACCCGGCGGAAGGGGGCCGTCTACGGCGCGGGTAATCCGGTCATCAAGCACCACATGGAGATCCGCGGACTGGGCATCATCAACATCAAGGACCTCTTCGGAGTGTCCGCCGTCCGGGAACAGAAGAAGATTGAGCTTGTGATTGAGTTGCAGGAATGGGATCCGCACCAGGAGTACGACCGCCTGGGCGTGGAGGACAAGCACCTGCAGATTGTCGGCGTGGACATCCCCCTGTCGGTCGTCCCGGTGCGTCCTGGACGCAACATGGCCACCATCGTGGAGGTGGCCGCGCGCAACCAACTGTTGAAGCTTCAGGGCCACCACTCGGCGCGAGAGTTCGCCGAGCGACTCAATCGAGCCATCGCCCAGGGGGCGATGCGCCGCACCTTGGGAGAAGAGGTCGAGTGA
- a CDS encoding histidine triad nucleotide-binding protein gives MPESDCLFCKIRDGLIPAKVVYKDDDCLAFEDINPQAPTHVLFIPRKHIPTVNDITVDDRALVGSLYMAAAKVARERGYADTGYRVVMNTQRDAGQTVFHIHLHLLAGRQLHWPPG, from the coding sequence ATGCCCGAATCCGACTGCCTCTTCTGCAAGATTCGCGATGGCCTCATCCCGGCGAAGGTCGTCTACAAGGACGACGACTGCCTGGCCTTCGAGGACATCAACCCCCAGGCTCCCACCCACGTGCTGTTCATCCCGCGCAAGCACATCCCCACGGTGAACGACATCACGGTGGACGACCGGGCGCTGGTGGGCAGCCTCTACATGGCCGCGGCGAAGGTCGCGCGGGAGCGGGGCTACGCGGACACGGGCTACCGCGTGGTGATGAACACCCAGCGCGACGCGGGCCAGACGGTGTTCCACATCCACCTGCACCTGCTCGCGGGCCGCCAGCTCCACTGGCCGCCGGGCTAG
- a CDS encoding YoaK family protein, protein MFSAQSSPQSRRAYSRLAVLLASVAGAVNAVGFVALGAHASHMSGNMATLGESLAQGRWSAARLPAQLMALFVAGAFCATALLDASRHRTRGRHVAALLLEALVLGGVGVGMESLPGTRAPALLWGIAFAMGLQNALVTRVSGAVVRTTHVTGLLTDIGIQLVQMLAWVRDGLRGDGAPGLWQRVRELPSAVQFERTRLHLGLALAFLAGSTLGPYLFLRHGAVTLVLPCAVLGVLAALDVRLTVKPAPSSSAAPGH, encoded by the coding sequence ATGTTCAGTGCCCAGTCGTCGCCGCAGTCCCGCCGTGCCTACTCCCGCCTCGCCGTGCTGCTGGCCTCCGTGGCCGGCGCGGTCAACGCCGTGGGGTTCGTGGCGCTGGGCGCGCACGCGTCCCACATGTCCGGGAACATGGCCACGCTGGGCGAGTCCCTGGCCCAGGGCCGCTGGAGCGCGGCGCGGCTCCCCGCGCAGCTGATGGCGCTGTTCGTCGCCGGGGCCTTCTGCGCCACGGCGCTGCTGGATGCCTCGCGCCACCGCACGCGGGGCCGGCACGTGGCCGCGCTGCTGCTGGAGGCGCTGGTGCTGGGCGGCGTGGGCGTGGGCATGGAGTCCCTGCCGGGCACGCGCGCGCCGGCGCTGCTCTGGGGCATCGCCTTCGCCATGGGGCTGCAGAACGCGCTCGTCACGCGGGTGTCCGGCGCGGTGGTGCGCACCACGCACGTGACGGGGCTGCTCACGGACATCGGCATCCAGTTGGTGCAGATGCTGGCGTGGGTGCGCGACGGCCTGCGAGGTGACGGCGCGCCGGGGCTGTGGCAGCGCGTGCGGGAGCTGCCCTCCGCCGTGCAGTTCGAGCGCACGCGGCTGCACCTGGGCCTGGCGCTGGCGTTCCTCGCGGGCTCCACGCTGGGCCCGTACCTGTTCCTGCGCCACGGCGCCGTGACGCTGGTGCTGCCGTGCGCGGTGCTGGGCGTGCTGGCCGCGCTGGACGTGCGGTTGACCGTCAAGCCCGCGCCGTCCTCCTCCGCCGCGCCGGGGCACTGA
- a CDS encoding fused MFS/spermidine synthase encodes MVRYALAIFTSAFLLFGVQPLAGRYALPWYGGTPAVWTACMLFFQAVLLAGYAYAHVVASRLRPRAQALLHLGLLVAALGALAARAWWTGSPLAPGDGWRPVDEHLPVLRLMGMLAATLGLPFFVLSTTGPLVQSWFARARPERSPYVLYALSNAGSLLALLGYPFLVEPWVGRSAQAWGWAVGFVFFLLCIGACARDLLRRAPASAAGDAPADASTRAAAEASTAPPRPGLGPTLTWLALSTCASVLLLATTNKLSQDVAAGPFLWVMPLAVYLVTFILAFSRESFYARTPYSVGLIAFVVLVTYAHKEGPSLGLGWQVLFHAGALFTGAMVCHGELYRRRPAPRDLSAFYLWVSVGGVVGGVFVNLVAPAVFNTYWEHPLALAACCAIAFVGLLRGPKEETVVARTQRLLRGAMLVGVAVHLPALVASDLGRVRFAARNFFGVVRVLELFPDDPNQHQYALRHGAITHGWQYILPERRSAPTAYYTADSGLGLALAEQRRWRQALGLPTGLRVGMLGLGVGNSAMLLAAGDDARFYEINPVIIDLARGQGGFFSTLKDTPAHVEVVEGDARISLEKELEHGSRQFDVLALDVFSSDAIPVHLLTREAMALYVQHLAPHGVLVLHISNQHLDLVPISLAHARASGLFAALVSRENAGDAVASAWMLLSPDREFFGSSTFHTGPARTRRLVLRGEPEYVWTDERSSVLQALRPRARGRAVADPNVTDAPEPPSRTPSQSVAEPAVP; translated from the coding sequence ATGGTGCGCTACGCGCTCGCCATCTTCACCAGCGCCTTCCTGCTCTTCGGCGTCCAGCCGCTGGCGGGCCGCTACGCGCTGCCGTGGTACGGCGGCACCCCCGCGGTGTGGACGGCGTGCATGCTGTTCTTCCAGGCGGTGCTGCTCGCGGGCTACGCCTACGCGCACGTCGTGGCCTCCCGGCTGCGCCCGCGCGCGCAGGCCCTGCTGCACCTGGGCCTGCTGGTGGCCGCGCTCGGAGCGCTGGCGGCGCGGGCCTGGTGGACGGGCTCGCCGCTGGCGCCGGGGGACGGCTGGCGCCCGGTGGATGAGCACCTGCCCGTGCTCCGGCTGATGGGGATGCTGGCCGCCACGCTGGGGCTGCCCTTCTTCGTGCTCAGCACCACCGGCCCGCTCGTCCAGTCATGGTTCGCCCGCGCGCGGCCGGAGCGCTCGCCGTATGTGCTCTACGCGCTGTCCAACGCGGGCTCGCTGCTGGCGCTGCTGGGCTATCCGTTCCTCGTGGAGCCCTGGGTGGGCCGGAGCGCGCAGGCCTGGGGCTGGGCCGTGGGCTTCGTCTTCTTCCTCCTCTGCATCGGGGCCTGCGCCCGGGACCTGCTGCGCCGCGCCCCCGCGTCCGCCGCCGGTGACGCCCCCGCGGATGCTTCCACCCGCGCCGCCGCGGAGGCGTCCACGGCGCCGCCGCGTCCGGGCCTGGGGCCCACGCTGACGTGGTTGGCGCTGAGCACGTGCGCGTCGGTGCTGCTGCTGGCCACGACGAACAAGCTCTCACAGGACGTGGCGGCGGGCCCCTTCCTGTGGGTGATGCCGCTGGCGGTGTACCTCGTCACCTTCATCCTGGCCTTCTCGCGCGAGTCCTTCTACGCGCGCACGCCGTACTCGGTGGGGCTCATCGCCTTCGTGGTGCTGGTGACGTACGCGCACAAGGAGGGCCCCTCGCTGGGCCTGGGGTGGCAGGTGCTCTTCCACGCGGGCGCCCTCTTCACGGGCGCCATGGTGTGCCACGGCGAGCTGTACCGGCGCCGTCCCGCTCCGCGCGACCTGAGCGCCTTCTACCTCTGGGTGTCCGTGGGCGGCGTGGTGGGCGGCGTGTTCGTCAACCTGGTGGCGCCCGCCGTCTTCAACACCTACTGGGAGCACCCGCTGGCGCTGGCCGCGTGCTGCGCCATCGCCTTCGTGGGACTGCTGCGCGGGCCGAAGGAGGAGACGGTGGTGGCGCGCACGCAGCGCCTGCTGCGCGGGGCGATGCTGGTGGGCGTGGCGGTGCACCTGCCGGCGCTCGTCGCCTCGGACCTGGGGCGCGTGCGCTTCGCCGCGCGCAACTTCTTCGGCGTGGTGCGAGTGCTGGAGCTGTTCCCGGATGATCCGAATCAGCACCAGTACGCCCTGCGCCACGGCGCCATCACCCACGGCTGGCAGTACATCCTGCCGGAGCGCCGGAGCGCCCCCACGGCGTACTACACGGCGGACAGCGGCCTGGGGCTCGCGCTCGCCGAGCAGCGCCGGTGGCGCCAGGCGCTGGGGCTGCCCACCGGGCTGCGCGTGGGCATGCTGGGGCTGGGCGTGGGCAACAGCGCCATGCTCCTGGCCGCCGGGGACGACGCGCGCTTCTATGAAATCAACCCCGTCATCATCGACCTCGCCCGGGGGCAGGGCGGCTTCTTCAGCACGCTGAAGGACACGCCCGCGCACGTGGAGGTCGTCGAGGGCGACGCGCGCATCTCCCTGGAGAAGGAGCTGGAGCACGGCTCGCGCCAGTTCGACGTGCTGGCGCTGGACGTCTTCAGCTCGGATGCCATCCCGGTGCACCTGCTGACGCGGGAGGCGATGGCGCTCTACGTCCAGCACCTGGCGCCGCACGGCGTGCTGGTGCTGCACATCAGCAACCAGCACCTGGACCTGGTGCCCATCAGCCTGGCGCACGCGCGGGCTTCCGGGCTGTTCGCGGCGCTCGTGTCTCGGGAGAACGCGGGCGACGCGGTGGCCAGCGCGTGGATGCTGCTGAGCCCCGACAGGGAGTTCTTCGGCAGCTCCACCTTCCACACGGGCCCGGCGCGCACGCGCAGGCTGGTGCTCCGCGGCGAGCCGGAATACGTCTGGACGGACGAGCGCAGCAGCGTGCTCCAGGCCCTGCGCCCCCGGGCCCGGGGCCGTGCCGTGGCCGACCCGAACGTCACGGACGCGCCCGAGCCGCCGTCGCGCACGCCCTCGCAGTCCGTGGCCGAGCCCGCCGTGCCCTGA
- a CDS encoding serine/threonine protein kinase, which produces MSSSNQPARLRPFRPQPFGRYTLLSHLATGGMGEIYLARLEGAQGFEKLCVIKKILPQFAEDQDFVDRFVGEARTLVRLGHGSIAQVLDMGVHEGEAYMALEYVDGKDLRKVAARVRDRQTPLPLTFVLYVMGRVLDALAYAHRKRDEEEKELKLVHRDISPQNILISYEGEVKVIDFGLAKSRLSAAKTNPSIILGKFLYMSPEQARHQPVDRRSDLYAVGLCLYELISGKNPFDALPPGELMSAVANPKVAPLGEVEPLTPPAVSQLVAKALAVDPAQRFQTAEDFRVRLQACLMEIDTSAGPESVSRFMRDLFSADYQSERRLLASLREVSRDVRSSGTYESLAPAPRPTMQTPTLPPKTIRLDGPVEALSFHPTPRSREDGGGARDDGETRPGVMVDESTRPAFPVEALEEAARAKMRPSPASSEPSPTVEVRQDAMERPTILEGLPAIRTAEERARDAEASPRGEPTAPRAEALPSSESSGEPTAPRATSLPYAEPGLPSRDAPPVPDVPVSRPPADGRGASLPFSDSVGPRGVPPPPMAPIPAVRTVDGPVPVVPADASRPVAPPPMSDFGAGRYDASGESLPFMEPPPLPDGPFMDDEELPESPYPWPEPLPEGGRSGGAELRAAEPRIPEGQRPTAAMPSLSAARPGVTTPSTGGRPAPSPTFDVARASEPLPAFEPVRASESSRGFDSPRPPEPARAVEARIPEGQRPTAAMPSVASSRPGVTTPSNGSRPLPSHAALTIQVPSIQSGGSRSSDFDEAPLDAEPLDPGPALRPTMQDTRPSEDLVAVEPRALESDARMPSISAEPDDVPAVRAGDADTHPRIPMPSRASRREEPQSRVMLDEALLRETSSSTGKRESDTGPTAPARGRTGSRRAVRGSSPGTPPARSSTASSMRAVTRAAAEPDESSTARATRDDATRRKAMPVRPEPTEPPRASRREMAPVKKGGALRSALVFLLLTVVALSIVGAGLYFVPELRVAVGLEQSRTSTPAPPTPVQQIPTRPAHPPGHPPAPEPAQQAATPVQEKSPAQETPVNDVAAALPPAPAKSTPKPAEPARATASSAPAQVNPDDLLAPDEPEEDTVAHAGAKKPAPSRPGKRAAAVRAPAKESGSATELEKEWEATRSLFLSLKRNHGCEAMSMLCTLFDNLRDDFSQGGSATPTLRQVQDLHNQLRDVKRRQD; this is translated from the coding sequence ATGAGCTCTTCGAACCAGCCCGCCCGATTGCGGCCCTTCCGGCCGCAGCCCTTTGGCCGGTACACGCTCCTGTCGCACCTGGCCACCGGCGGCATGGGGGAGATCTACCTCGCCCGCCTGGAGGGCGCGCAGGGCTTCGAGAAGCTGTGCGTCATCAAGAAGATCCTCCCGCAGTTCGCGGAGGACCAGGACTTCGTCGACCGCTTCGTCGGTGAGGCGCGCACGCTGGTGCGGCTGGGGCACGGCTCCATCGCGCAGGTGCTGGACATGGGCGTGCACGAGGGCGAGGCCTACATGGCCCTCGAGTACGTGGACGGCAAGGACCTGCGCAAGGTGGCCGCGCGCGTGCGCGACCGGCAGACGCCGCTGCCGCTCACCTTCGTGCTGTACGTGATGGGCCGGGTGCTGGACGCGCTGGCGTACGCGCACCGCAAGCGGGACGAGGAAGAGAAGGAGCTGAAGCTCGTCCACCGGGACATCTCGCCGCAGAACATCCTCATCTCCTACGAGGGGGAGGTGAAGGTCATCGACTTCGGCCTGGCCAAGAGCCGGCTGTCGGCGGCGAAGACGAACCCCAGCATCATCCTGGGCAAGTTCCTCTACATGTCGCCCGAGCAGGCCCGGCACCAGCCGGTGGACCGCCGCAGCGACCTGTACGCGGTGGGCCTGTGTCTCTACGAGCTCATCTCCGGCAAGAACCCCTTCGACGCGCTGCCGCCGGGCGAACTGATGTCCGCGGTGGCGAACCCGAAGGTGGCGCCGCTCGGTGAGGTGGAGCCGCTGACGCCGCCGGCGGTGTCGCAGCTGGTCGCGAAGGCGCTGGCGGTGGATCCGGCCCAGCGCTTCCAGACGGCGGAGGACTTCCGGGTGCGCCTGCAGGCGTGCCTGATGGAGATCGACACCAGCGCGGGCCCGGAGAGCGTCAGCCGCTTCATGCGCGACCTGTTCTCCGCGGACTACCAGTCCGAGCGGCGCCTGCTGGCCTCCCTGCGCGAGGTGTCGCGCGACGTGCGCAGCAGCGGCACGTACGAGTCGCTGGCCCCCGCGCCGCGCCCGACGATGCAGACGCCCACGCTGCCGCCCAAGACCATCCGCCTGGATGGGCCGGTGGAGGCGCTGTCGTTCCATCCCACGCCTCGAAGCCGCGAGGACGGCGGCGGCGCACGCGATGACGGTGAGACGCGCCCCGGCGTGATGGTGGACGAGTCCACGCGTCCCGCCTTCCCGGTGGAGGCGCTGGAGGAGGCGGCGCGCGCGAAGATGCGGCCCAGCCCCGCGTCGTCGGAGCCGTCGCCCACGGTGGAGGTCCGCCAGGACGCGATGGAGCGGCCCACCATCCTGGAGGGGCTGCCGGCCATCCGTACCGCGGAGGAGCGCGCACGCGACGCGGAGGCCTCGCCCCGGGGCGAGCCCACCGCGCCCCGGGCGGAAGCGCTGCCGTCCTCGGAGTCCTCGGGCGAGCCCACCGCGCCGCGCGCCACGTCGCTGCCGTACGCGGAGCCGGGGCTGCCGTCGCGCGATGCGCCGCCCGTGCCAGACGTGCCGGTGTCGCGGCCGCCCGCGGACGGGAGGGGGGCTTCACTGCCGTTCTCGGATTCGGTGGGGCCCCGGGGCGTGCCGCCTCCGCCCATGGCGCCGATCCCGGCCGTGCGGACCGTGGACGGGCCCGTGCCCGTCGTGCCGGCGGATGCATCGCGGCCGGTGGCGCCTCCGCCCATGTCCGACTTCGGGGCGGGGCGATACGACGCGTCGGGCGAGTCGCTGCCGTTCATGGAGCCGCCGCCGCTGCCGGATGGCCCGTTCATGGATGACGAGGAGCTCCCCGAGAGCCCCTATCCGTGGCCGGAGCCCCTCCCCGAGGGGGGCCGCTCCGGGGGCGCCGAGCTCCGCGCCGCGGAGCCGCGCATCCCGGAGGGGCAGCGTCCCACCGCCGCGATGCCGTCCCTGTCGGCGGCGCGGCCTGGCGTCACGACGCCGTCCACCGGCGGCCGCCCCGCGCCTTCGCCCACGTTCGATGTGGCTCGCGCGTCGGAGCCCCTGCCGGCCTTCGAGCCGGTGCGCGCGTCGGAGTCCTCGCGCGGCTTCGATTCGCCCCGGCCCCCCGAGCCCGCGCGCGCGGTGGAGGCGCGCATTCCGGAGGGGCAGCGCCCCACGGCCGCGATGCCCTCGGTGGCGTCCTCGCGCCCCGGGGTGACGACGCCGTCGAACGGCAGCCGGCCGCTGCCCTCGCACGCGGCGCTCACCATCCAGGTGCCCTCCATCCAGTCCGGGGGCTCCCGCTCCAGCGACTTCGACGAGGCCCCGCTCGACGCCGAGCCGCTCGACCCGGGGCCTGCTCTCCGGCCCACGATGCAGGACACGCGGCCTTCGGAGGACCTGGTCGCGGTGGAGCCGCGCGCGCTGGAGTCCGATGCCCGCATGCCGTCCATCTCCGCGGAGCCGGACGATGTCCCGGCCGTGCGAGCGGGCGACGCGGACACGCACCCGCGCATCCCCATGCCGTCCCGCGCCTCGCGCCGCGAGGAGCCCCAGTCCCGCGTGATGCTGGACGAGGCCCTGCTGCGTGAGACGTCCTCGTCCACCGGCAAGCGTGAGTCCGACACCGGCCCCACCGCTCCGGCCCGGGGCCGCACGGGCTCCCGCCGCGCCGTGCGCGGTTCGTCTCCGGGCACGCCGCCTGCGCGCTCCAGCACCGCGTCGAGCATGCGCGCCGTGACCCGGGCCGCCGCGGAGCCGGACGAGTCGTCCACCGCGCGCGCGACGCGCGACGACGCGACCCGGCGCAAGGCCATGCCGGTGCGGCCGGAGCCCACGGAGCCGCCGCGTGCCTCGCGGCGTGAGATGGCGCCGGTGAAGAAGGGCGGCGCGCTGCGCTCCGCGCTGGTGTTCCTGCTGCTCACGGTCGTCGCGCTGTCCATCGTGGGGGCGGGGCTCTACTTCGTCCCCGAGCTGCGCGTGGCCGTGGGCCTGGAGCAGTCCCGGACATCGACGCCGGCTCCGCCCACCCCGGTGCAGCAGATTCCCACGCGGCCCGCGCATCCCCCGGGGCATCCTCCCGCGCCCGAGCCGGCGCAGCAGGCCGCGACTCCGGTCCAGGAGAAGTCACCGGCCCAGGAGACGCCGGTCAACGACGTGGCCGCGGCGCTCCCCCCCGCGCCGGCGAAGTCCACGCCGAAGCCCGCCGAGCCCGCGCGGGCCACCGCCAGCAGCGCCCCGGCGCAGGTGAACCCAGACGACCTGCTCGCTCCGGATGAGCCGGAGGAGGACACGGTGGCTCACGCCGGTGCGAAGAAGCCGGCACCATCACGGCCCGGCAAGCGCGCCGCCGCCGTCCGTGCTCCCGCCAAGGAGAGCGGCAGCGCCACCGAGTTGGAGAAGGAATGGGAGGCGACGCGGTCGCTCTTCCTGTCGCTCAAGCGCAACCATGGCTGCGAGGCCATGTCGATGCTGTGCACCCTCTTCGACAATCTCCGGGACGACTTCAGCCAGGGCGGCAGTGCGACGCCGACCCTCAGGCAGGTGCAGGACCTTCACAACCAGTTGAGGGATGTGAAGCGCCGTCAGGACTGA